From Coffea arabica cultivar ET-39 chromosome 2e, Coffea Arabica ET-39 HiFi, whole genome shotgun sequence, the proteins below share one genomic window:
- the LOC113732829 gene encoding pentatricopeptide repeat-containing protein At3g05340, with protein MNTRWLLQCSSCCLPFFWAAYRSSHLKAFSFSTPFSPETPKYSRNHVEISGLLSTCGREGNLRLGSSLHASIIKNPEVYNLENDRIVRNSLVIWNSLLSMYSQCGQLSDAVKMFDEMPVRDTISCNSIISGFLRNGKFEMGFGYFKEMIRSEFRRLDRASLTTVLSACDGLEFLGVTRMLHGLVVLSGFRREVTVGNALMTSYFRCGCSNLGKRVFDEMVERNVISWTAVISGLVQNEFYEESLDLFVEMYHGSVAPNYLTYLSALSACAGLQALKEGCQIHGVVWKLGIQSDFCVESVLMDMYSKCGCVEDAWQIFESAKVVDEVSTTVVLVGFAQNGFKDEAIQIFVKMVRAGIKLDPNVISAVLGVFGVETSLDLGKQVHSLVIKKGFGANPFVSNGLINMYSKCGNLEESVKIFTEMPQRNPVSWNSMIAAFARHGNCFRAFELYEEMTSEGREPTDVTFLSLLHACSHVGLVHRGMGILETMQRVYGMVPRMEHYACVVDMLGRAGLLKEAKHFIEGLPIEPGALIWQALLGACGIHGDNEMGKYAADQLLLAAPDSPVPYTLMANMCSSEGKWNDRATIIREMKERGVAKETGTSWIEIEKKIHSFVVADQMHPQNEFIYQSLLGLLKHMTDEGHLLENRLILYSRRPKQNGILDAKHFEFIE; from the coding sequence ATGAATACCAGATGGCTTCTTCAATGCTCGAGTTGTTGCCTCCCCTTCTTCTGGGCCGCCTATCGCTCCTCCCACCTCAAAGCCTTCAGTTTTTCAACTCCATTTTCTCCAGAAACCCCGAAGTATTCACGAAACCATGTAGAAATAAGCGGCCTTCTCTCCACTTGTGGAAGAGAAGGCAATCTGCGTCTGGGTTCTTCTCTCCATGCCTCCATTATAAAAAATCCGGAAGTTTATAACCTCGAAAATGATCGTATTGTTCGGAATTCTCTTGTAATTTGGAACTCTTTGCTCTCCATGTATTCACAGTGCGGTCAATTGTCGGATGCGGTCAAGATGTTTGATGAGATGCCTGTTAGAGATACTATTTCTTGTAATTCAATTATTTCCGGGTTTTTGAGAAATGGGAAGTTTGAGATGGGATTTGGGTATTTTAAAGAAATGATACGTTCGGAGTTTCGTCGGCTTGATCGTGCCAGTTTGACTACGGTTTTGTCAGCTTGTGATGGACTTGAGTTTCTTGGAGTTACTAGGATGCTGCATGGATTGGTGGTTTTGAGTGGTTTTAGGAGGGAAGTTACAGTTGGGAATGCTCTGATGACATCGTATTTTAGATGTGGGTGTTCTAACTTGGGGAAACGGGTTTTTGATGAGATGGTGGAGAGGAATGTCATCTCTTGGACAGCAGTGATATCCGGCCTTGTCCAAAATGAGTTTTATGAGGAAAGTTTGGACTTGTTTGTGGAAATGTACCATGGATCAGTAGCTCCGAACTATTTGACGTATCTGAGTGCGTTATCCGCTTGTGCTGGCTTACAGGCTCTGAAAGAGGGTTGTCAGATTCATGGGGTTGTTTGGAAATTGGGGATTCAATCAGACTTTTGTGTCGAAAGTGTGTTGATGGATATGTACTCAAAATGCGGTTGTGTGGAGGATGCTTGGCAGATTTTTGAGTCTGCTAAGGTGGTTGACGAGGTTTCCACGACTGTTGTTCTTGTGGGCTTTGCACAAAATGGATTCAAGGATGAAGCGATTCAGATTTTTGTGAAAATGGTACGGGCAGGAATTAAGCTTGATCCAAATGTCATATCTGCCGTCCTTGGAGTGTTTGGCGTTGAAACTTCATTGGATCTTGGTAAACAAGTTCACTCTTTAGTTATCAAGAAAGGATTTGGTGCTAACCCTTTTGTTAGCAATGGCTTAATCAACATGTATTCCAAGTGTGGGAACTTGGAGGAATCAGTTAAAATTTTTACTGAGATGCCACAGAGGAATCCAGTTTCATGGAATTCAATGATTGCAGCATTTGCTCGTCATGGTAATTGCTTTAGAGCATTTGAATTATATGAAGAGATGACATCAGAGGGTCGAGAGCCAACAGATGTTacatttctttctttgcttCACGCATGCAGTCATGTTGGTTTAGTGCACAGAGGCATGGGGATTTTAGAAACCATGCAGAGAGTTTATGGCATGGTACCTAGGATGGAACACTATGCCTGTGTTGTTGACATGCTTGGTCGGGCAGGTCTGCTTAAAGAAGCAAAGCATTTTATCGAAGGATTACCTATTGAGCCAGGAGCCTTAATTTGGCAAGCTTTACTTGGTGCTTGTGGTATTCATGGTGATAATGAAATGGGCAAGTATGCTGCTGACCAACTGCTCTTGGCTGCACCAGATAGCCCAGTGCCATATACATTGATGGCCAACATGTGTTCTTCAGAAGGGAAATGGAATGATAGAGCAACAATTATTAGGGAGATGAAAGAGAGGGGAGTAGCTAAAGAGACGGGCACAAGTTGGATTGAGATTGAGAAGAAGATTCATAGTTTTGTTGTTGCTGATCAAATGCATCCACAAAATGAATTTATCTATCAAAGTCTGTTAGGTTTGCTTAAGCATATGACAGATGAGGGACATCTGCTGGAGAATAGATTGATTTTATACTCCCGCAGACCAAAACAAAATGGAATATTAGATGCTAAACACTTCGAATTCATTGAGTGA
- the LOC113732828 gene encoding mannosylglycoprotein endo-beta-mannosidase isoform X1 yields the protein MAEIGKVVLDKGWLAARSTDIELTGVQLTTTNPPSGPDSTWMEAVVPGTVLATLVKNKVVPDPFYGLGNEAIIDIADSGREHYTFWFFTTFECNLLNNQHIDLNFRAINYSAEVYLNGHKKILPKGMFRRHSIDVTSILLHDRPNLLAVLVHPPDHPGRIPPQGGQGGDHEIGKDVAAQYVEGWDWIAPIRDRNTGIWDEVSISVTGPVKIVDPHLVSSFFDNYKRVYLHTTIELVNKSAIVAECFLNIQVATEVEGNTCLVEHLQTQNLSLPAGAHVHYTFSEIFFYKPKLWWPNGMGKQYLYNVEITIEVKGFGESDLWSQPFGFRKIENHIDSATGGRLFKVNGEPIFIRGGNWILSDGLLRLSKKRYQADIKFHADMNFNMIRCWGGGLAERPDFYHYCDMYGILVWQEFWITGDVDGRGDPISNPDGPLDHDLFLLCARDTIKLLRNHPSLALWVGGNEQVPPEDVNSALKTYLKLHPYFENLNSDDISKRELFPVLKDPSQYLDGTRVYVQGSLWDGFADGKGDFTDGPYEIQNPEDFFKEDYYEYGFNPEVGSVGMPVAATIRATMPPEGWDIPLFIKLPDGYVQEAANPIWEYHKYIPYSKPEKKVHDQILLYGTPKDLDDFCLKAQLVNYIQYRALLEGWTSRMWSKYTGVLIWKTQNPWTGLRGQFYDHLHDQTAGFYGCRCAAEPIHVQLNLATYYIEVVNTTSGELSNVAIEASVWNLEGMCPYYEVSEKLTVPSKRTVPIFEMKYPKSKNAKPVYFLLLKLYNISDYGILSRNLYWLHLPGGDYKLLEPYRNKEVPLKITSQALIRGSTCEVQVRVVNTSKKPDSRSLLDKNILTKSSRTGDCDTTLLEPVPSANEKKQEMSLFQKIQRNFAKERSSLKVTAIGGTEYGVAFFLHFSVHDSKKDKKEGEDTRILPVHYSDNYFSLVPGEEMSITISFEILPGVNPHVTLHGWNYQGGHTLL from the exons ATGGCCGAAATAGGGAAAGTAGTGCTGGATAAAGGATGGTTGGCGGCAAGATCAACTGACATTGAGCTTACCGGAGTTCAGCTCACCACCACTAATCCTCCTTCCGGTCCTGATTCTACCTGGATGGAAGCTGTCGTTCCCGGAAC CGTTCTGGCAACTCTTGTAAAGAACAAAGTTGTACCTGATCCTTTTTATGGGTTGGGAAATGAGGCTATTATTGACATTGCTGATTCAGGAAGGGAGCATTACACCTTCTGGTTTTTCACCACTTTTGAGTGTAATCTG TTGAATAATCAGCACATTGACCTCAATTTCCGAGCTATAAATTACTCTGCTGAAGTTTATCTAAATGGCCACAAGAAGATCCTCCCAAAGGGGATGTTTCGAAGACACTCCATTGATGTTACTAGTATTTTGCTCCATGATCGTCCAAATCTTCTTGCTGTTTTAGTTCATCCTCCTGATCATCCCGGGAGAATTCCTCCCCAAGGGGGTCAAGGTGGTGATCATGAG ATTGGGAAAGATGTTGCTGCACAATATGTCGAGGGCTGGGACTGGATAGCTCCAATAAG GGACCGGAACACTGGCATCTGGGACGAGGTATCAATCTCTGTTACTGGG CCAGTGAAGATCGTTGATCCTCACCTGGTGTCCTCATTCTTTGACAATTACAAGCGGGTGTATCTGCATACTACGATAGAGTTGGTAAATAAAAGTGCCATAGTTGCAGAATGTTTTTTGAATATCCAAGTGGCAACTGAAGTTGAAGGAAACACTTGCCTAGTAGAACATCTTCAGACTCAAAATCTGTCATTACCTGCTGGAGCACATGTGCATTATACATTCTCAGAG ATTTTCTTCTACAAGCCTAAATTGTGGTGGCCGAATGGCATGGGAAAGCAATATCTCTACAATGTCGAAATAACAATTGAGGTCAAGGGCTTTGGAGAGTCAGATTTGTGGAGCCAGCCTTTTGGCTTTCGCAAAATTGAGAATCATATAGACAGTGCAACCGGAGGAAG GTTGTTTAAGGTCAATGGAGAGCCAATATTTATCCGTGGAGGTAATTGGATATTGTCAGATGGACTATTGCGGCTCTCAAAGAAACGTTATCAAGCAGACATTAAGTTTCATGCTGATATGAACTTTAATATGATCCGCTGTTGGGGTGGTGGACTAGCAGAGAGGCCAGATTTTTATCATTACTGTGATATGTATGGGATTCTG GTTTGGCAAGAATTTTGGATAACAGGAGATGTTGATGGACGAGGTGACCCCATCTCAAACCCAGATGGCCCACTGGACCATGACCTCTTCTTACTTTGTGCAAGGGATACTATCAAGCTTCTAAGAAATCATCCTAGTCTTGCTCTGTGGGTGGGGGGCAATGAACAAGTTCCACCGGAGGATGTAAATTCAGCTCTGAAAACTTACCTAAAGCTCCAcccttattttgaaaatttgaacaGTGATGACATTTCAAAAAGAGAACTTTTCCCTGTATTGAAGGACCCTAGTCAGTATCTTGATGGTACGCGTGTTTATGTCCAAGGATCTTTGTGGGATGGATTTGCAGATGGAAAAGGAGATTTCACAGATGGCCCTTATGAAATTCAAAATCCCGAGGATTTCTTCAAGGAGGATTATTACGAGTATGGATTCAATCCTGAGGTTGGTTCTGTGGGGATGCCTGTGGCAGCTACAATTAGGGCAACAATGCCACCTGAAGGGTGGGATATTCCTTTGTTTATAAAGCTGCCAGATGGCTATGTACAGGAAGCTGCAAATCCTATATGGGAATACCACAAGTACATTCCATATTCAAAACCAGAGAAGAAGGTTCATGATCAGATTTTGCTTTATGGGACCCCAAAAgatcttgatgatttttgtcTTAAG GCACAACTAGTTAATTATATCCAGTATAGAGCTCTCTTAGAAGGCTGGACCTCGCGTATGTGGAGCAAGTATACAGGAGTTTTAATCTGGAAAACTCAAAATCCCTGGACAGGTCTCCGGGGCCAATTCTATGATCATCTCCATGACCAAACAGCAGGGTTCTATGGCTGTCGCTGTGCTGCAGAACCTATCCATGTTCAACTTAATCTGGCAACATATTACATCGAG GTGGTTAATACTACATCTGGTGAACTCTCTAATGTGGCTATAGAAGCCTCCGTGTGGAATCTGGAGGGGATGTGCCCATATTATGAAGTGTCTGAAAAGCTCACTGTACCATCTAAAAGAACAGTACCTATCTTTGAGATGAAATATCCCAAGTCTAAAAATGCAAAGCCAGTTTACTTCCTCCTCCTTAAACTGTATAACATATCGGACTATGGCATATTGTCCAGGAACTTGTACTGGTTGCATTTACCAGGTGGTGATTACAAGCTCTTGGAACCCTACAGGAATAAGGAAGTGCCACTTAAAATAACATCTCAAGCTTTAATAAGGGGATCCACCTGTGAAGTCCAGGTGCGTGTAGTTAACACATCAAAGAAACCAGATTCTAGAAGTCTTCTTGACAAGAATATACTTACCAAAAGTAGTCGCACTGGTGATTGTGATACAACATTGTTAGAACCTGTACCAAGTGCAAATgagaaaaaacaagaaatgagTCTGTTTCAGAAGATTCAGAGAAATTTTGCAAAGGAGCGAAGCAGTTTGAAGGTAACTGCTATCGGTGGAACTGAATATGGAGttgctttctttctccatttctCCGTTCATGATTCAAAGAAGGACAAAAAAGAAGGGGAAGACACTCGCATTCTGCCTGTCCATTACTCTGACAATTACTTTTCGCTTGTACCTGGTGAAGAGATGTCCATCACCATCTCCTTTGAGATCCTTCCGGGTGTCAACCCTCATGTTACTCTTCATGGCTGGAACTACCAAGGTGGACATACCCTTCTCTGA
- the LOC113732828 gene encoding mannosylglycoprotein endo-beta-mannosidase isoform X2: MFRRHSIDVTSILLHDRPNLLAVLVHPPDHPGRIPPQGGQGGDHEIGKDVAAQYVEGWDWIAPIRDRNTGIWDEVSISVTGPVKIVDPHLVSSFFDNYKRVYLHTTIELVNKSAIVAECFLNIQVATEVEGNTCLVEHLQTQNLSLPAGAHVHYTFSEIFFYKPKLWWPNGMGKQYLYNVEITIEVKGFGESDLWSQPFGFRKIENHIDSATGGRLFKVNGEPIFIRGGNWILSDGLLRLSKKRYQADIKFHADMNFNMIRCWGGGLAERPDFYHYCDMYGILVWQEFWITGDVDGRGDPISNPDGPLDHDLFLLCARDTIKLLRNHPSLALWVGGNEQVPPEDVNSALKTYLKLHPYFENLNSDDISKRELFPVLKDPSQYLDGTRVYVQGSLWDGFADGKGDFTDGPYEIQNPEDFFKEDYYEYGFNPEVGSVGMPVAATIRATMPPEGWDIPLFIKLPDGYVQEAANPIWEYHKYIPYSKPEKKVHDQILLYGTPKDLDDFCLKAQLVNYIQYRALLEGWTSRMWSKYTGVLIWKTQNPWTGLRGQFYDHLHDQTAGFYGCRCAAEPIHVQLNLATYYIEVVNTTSGELSNVAIEASVWNLEGMCPYYEVSEKLTVPSKRTVPIFEMKYPKSKNAKPVYFLLLKLYNISDYGILSRNLYWLHLPGGDYKLLEPYRNKEVPLKITSQALIRGSTCEVQVRVVNTSKKPDSRSLLDKNILTKSSRTGDCDTTLLEPVPSANEKKQEMSLFQKIQRNFAKERSSLKVTAIGGTEYGVAFFLHFSVHDSKKDKKEGEDTRILPVHYSDNYFSLVPGEEMSITISFEILPGVNPHVTLHGWNYQGGHTLL; encoded by the exons ATGTTTCGAAGACACTCCATTGATGTTACTAGTATTTTGCTCCATGATCGTCCAAATCTTCTTGCTGTTTTAGTTCATCCTCCTGATCATCCCGGGAGAATTCCTCCCCAAGGGGGTCAAGGTGGTGATCATGAG ATTGGGAAAGATGTTGCTGCACAATATGTCGAGGGCTGGGACTGGATAGCTCCAATAAG GGACCGGAACACTGGCATCTGGGACGAGGTATCAATCTCTGTTACTGGG CCAGTGAAGATCGTTGATCCTCACCTGGTGTCCTCATTCTTTGACAATTACAAGCGGGTGTATCTGCATACTACGATAGAGTTGGTAAATAAAAGTGCCATAGTTGCAGAATGTTTTTTGAATATCCAAGTGGCAACTGAAGTTGAAGGAAACACTTGCCTAGTAGAACATCTTCAGACTCAAAATCTGTCATTACCTGCTGGAGCACATGTGCATTATACATTCTCAGAG ATTTTCTTCTACAAGCCTAAATTGTGGTGGCCGAATGGCATGGGAAAGCAATATCTCTACAATGTCGAAATAACAATTGAGGTCAAGGGCTTTGGAGAGTCAGATTTGTGGAGCCAGCCTTTTGGCTTTCGCAAAATTGAGAATCATATAGACAGTGCAACCGGAGGAAG GTTGTTTAAGGTCAATGGAGAGCCAATATTTATCCGTGGAGGTAATTGGATATTGTCAGATGGACTATTGCGGCTCTCAAAGAAACGTTATCAAGCAGACATTAAGTTTCATGCTGATATGAACTTTAATATGATCCGCTGTTGGGGTGGTGGACTAGCAGAGAGGCCAGATTTTTATCATTACTGTGATATGTATGGGATTCTG GTTTGGCAAGAATTTTGGATAACAGGAGATGTTGATGGACGAGGTGACCCCATCTCAAACCCAGATGGCCCACTGGACCATGACCTCTTCTTACTTTGTGCAAGGGATACTATCAAGCTTCTAAGAAATCATCCTAGTCTTGCTCTGTGGGTGGGGGGCAATGAACAAGTTCCACCGGAGGATGTAAATTCAGCTCTGAAAACTTACCTAAAGCTCCAcccttattttgaaaatttgaacaGTGATGACATTTCAAAAAGAGAACTTTTCCCTGTATTGAAGGACCCTAGTCAGTATCTTGATGGTACGCGTGTTTATGTCCAAGGATCTTTGTGGGATGGATTTGCAGATGGAAAAGGAGATTTCACAGATGGCCCTTATGAAATTCAAAATCCCGAGGATTTCTTCAAGGAGGATTATTACGAGTATGGATTCAATCCTGAGGTTGGTTCTGTGGGGATGCCTGTGGCAGCTACAATTAGGGCAACAATGCCACCTGAAGGGTGGGATATTCCTTTGTTTATAAAGCTGCCAGATGGCTATGTACAGGAAGCTGCAAATCCTATATGGGAATACCACAAGTACATTCCATATTCAAAACCAGAGAAGAAGGTTCATGATCAGATTTTGCTTTATGGGACCCCAAAAgatcttgatgatttttgtcTTAAG GCACAACTAGTTAATTATATCCAGTATAGAGCTCTCTTAGAAGGCTGGACCTCGCGTATGTGGAGCAAGTATACAGGAGTTTTAATCTGGAAAACTCAAAATCCCTGGACAGGTCTCCGGGGCCAATTCTATGATCATCTCCATGACCAAACAGCAGGGTTCTATGGCTGTCGCTGTGCTGCAGAACCTATCCATGTTCAACTTAATCTGGCAACATATTACATCGAG GTGGTTAATACTACATCTGGTGAACTCTCTAATGTGGCTATAGAAGCCTCCGTGTGGAATCTGGAGGGGATGTGCCCATATTATGAAGTGTCTGAAAAGCTCACTGTACCATCTAAAAGAACAGTACCTATCTTTGAGATGAAATATCCCAAGTCTAAAAATGCAAAGCCAGTTTACTTCCTCCTCCTTAAACTGTATAACATATCGGACTATGGCATATTGTCCAGGAACTTGTACTGGTTGCATTTACCAGGTGGTGATTACAAGCTCTTGGAACCCTACAGGAATAAGGAAGTGCCACTTAAAATAACATCTCAAGCTTTAATAAGGGGATCCACCTGTGAAGTCCAGGTGCGTGTAGTTAACACATCAAAGAAACCAGATTCTAGAAGTCTTCTTGACAAGAATATACTTACCAAAAGTAGTCGCACTGGTGATTGTGATACAACATTGTTAGAACCTGTACCAAGTGCAAATgagaaaaaacaagaaatgagTCTGTTTCAGAAGATTCAGAGAAATTTTGCAAAGGAGCGAAGCAGTTTGAAGGTAACTGCTATCGGTGGAACTGAATATGGAGttgctttctttctccatttctCCGTTCATGATTCAAAGAAGGACAAAAAAGAAGGGGAAGACACTCGCATTCTGCCTGTCCATTACTCTGACAATTACTTTTCGCTTGTACCTGGTGAAGAGATGTCCATCACCATCTCCTTTGAGATCCTTCCGGGTGTCAACCCTCATGTTACTCTTCATGGCTGGAACTACCAAGGTGGACATACCCTTCTCTGA